The Salvelinus namaycush isolate Seneca chromosome 28, SaNama_1.0, whole genome shotgun sequence genome contains a region encoding:
- the dhrs7 gene encoding dehydrogenase/reductase SDR family member 7 isoform X1 has translation MDLGVTLLTGIALYLLVQFVCFIFADADLTLLWATLFGSKPETKLKGLVVWVTGASSGIGEELAYQLARCGSRLILSARRVDQLDRVKLHCLECSNLKDKDILVLPLDLLERASHEAKMKTAIQHFGNIDILVNNGGRSQRSLCLETSVDVYQALMELNFLGTVSLTKQVLPHMTQRGSGSVVTVSSVVGLAGAPLATGYSASKHALQGFFNSLRTELTEYPRILISTVCPGPVQSQIVQNAFTEEVGKAIPTAGDQQHKMVTSRCVRLILVGIANGTKEMWIAQQPFLLFYYVWQYAPTWAWFITDVLGRKRVQNFKAGLDADSAYFTKPKSS, from the exons ATGGATTTGGGCGTGACGTTGCTCACAGGAATTGCACTTTACTTGCTTGTACAGTTTGTGTGCTTCATATTTGCGGACGCTGACTTGACCTTACTATGGGCAACCTTGTTTGGGAGCAAGCCAG AGACCAAGTTGAAAGGACTGGTGGTGTGGGTCACAGGAGCCTCCAGTGGCATAGGGGAGGAGCTGGCTTACCAACTAGCTCGATGTGGGTCTCGTCTGATTCTATCTGCCCGCCGTGTGGATCAGTTGGATAGGGTGAAACTTCACTGTTTGG AGTGCTCCAACTTGAAAGATAAGGATATTCTTGTTCTTCCACTTGATTTGCTGGAGAGAGCGTCCCATGAGGCAAAAATGAAAACTGCTATCCAGCACTTTGGCAAT ATTGACATCCTGGTTAACAATGGTGGCCGCAGCCAGCGTTCTCTGTGCCTGGAGACCAGTGTGGATGTGTACCAGGCGCTGATGGAGCTCAACTTCCTGGGCACAGTGTCACTTACCAAGCAGGTGTTGCCCCACATGACGCAGCGAGGGTCGGGCAGTGTAGTTACTGTAAGCAGTGTGGTCGGCCTGGCTGGGGCACCTCTGGCAACCGGATACTCTGCCAGTAAACACGCTCTTCAG GGCTTCTTCAATTCTCTTCGAACAGAGCTGACTGAATACCCAAGGATACTCATCAGCACAGTATGTCCAGGGCCTGTACAGTCACAGATAGTCCAGAATGCTTTCACAGAAGAAGTGGGAAAG GCCATTCCCACTGCTGGGGACCAGCAACACAAGATGGTCACTAGTCGTTGTGTGCGTCTCATCCTGGTGGGTATAGCCAATGGCACCAAGGAGATGTGGATTGCCCAGCAGCCCTTTCTGCTGTTCTACTATGTGTGGCAGTATGCTCCCACCTGGGCCTGGTTCATCACTGATGTGCTGGGCAGGAAGAGGGTGCAGAACTTCAAGGCTGGCCTG GACGCAGACTCTGCTTACTTCACAAAGCCCAAGTCTTCCTGA
- the ppm1aa gene encoding protein phosphatase 1A: protein MYREVLANVTHKRSILLVFLSQLLFVFTLSKQLFLILGDTMGAFLDKPKMEKHNAHGEGNRLTYGLSSMQGWRVEMEDAHTAVIGLPHGLDPWAFFAVYDGHAGSQVAKYCCGHLLEHITSNPDFQSALEPEPNVESVKTGIRTGFLQIDEHMRSISEKKHGVDRSGSTAVGVMISPGHIYFINCGDSRGLLSRGGAVHFFTQDHKPSNPLEKERIQNAGGSVMIQRVNGSLAVSRALGDFDYKCVHGKGPTEQLVSPEPEVYAIERSEVEDEFIVLACDGIWDVMANEELCNFVRSRLEVTDDLERVCNEIVDTCLYKGSRDNMSAVLICLPGAPKVTAEAVKREAELDKYLESRVEEIIKKQGNEGVPDLVHVMRTLASESIPNLPPGGELASKRNVIEAVYNKLNPYRGDDTDSASTDDMW from the exons ATGTACAGAGAggtgctagctaacgttacccacAAACGATCAATCTTGTTGGTGTTTCTGTCGCAGCTTCTGTTTGTCTTTACACTTTCAAAACAGCTCTTTCTGATTTTG GGGGACACAATGGGGGCGTTTTTGGACAAGCCAAAGATGGAGAAGCACAATGCTCATGGTGAGGGGAACCGTCTGACCTATGGCCTGAGCAGCATGCAGGGCTGGAGGGTGGAGATGGAGGATGCCCACACGGCAGTCATTGGCCTGCCTCATGGGCTCGACCCTTGGGCCTTCTTTGCGGTTTATGATGGGCATGCTGGCTCCCAGGTGGCTAAATACTGCTGTGGGCACCTTCTGGAGCACATCACCAGCAACCCAGACTTCCAGAGTGCTCTGGAGCCGGAACCCAACGTAGAGAGTGTGAAGACTGGCATCCGCACAGGTTTCCTGCAGATTGACGAGCACATGCGGTCCATCTCTGAGAAGAAGCACGGTGTGGACCGCAGCGGCTCCACCGCGGTGGGGGTCATGATTTCCCCAGGTCACATCTACTTCATCAACTGTGGAGACTCCCGGGGTCTTCTTAGCCGTGGAGGAGCTGTGCACTTCTTCACACAGGACCACAAGCCCAGCAACCCACTAGAGAAGGAGAGGATCCAGAACGCAGGTGGCTCTGTCATGATCCAGCGAGTGAATGGCTCTCTGGCAGTGTCCCGGGCACTGGGAGACTTTGACTACAAGTGTGTGCATGGCAAGGGCCCCACAGAGCAGCTTGTTTCACCAGAGCCTGAGGTGTATGCCATTGAAAGGTCTGAGGTGGAAGATGAGTTCATCGTCCTAGCCTGCGACGGCATCTGGGATGTCATGGCCAATGAGGAACTTTGTAACTTTGTCAGGTCCAGGCTTGAGGTGACCGATGACCTTGAGAGAGTCTGCAATGAAATTGTTGACACTTGCTTATACAAG GGGAGTCGGGACAATATGAGTGCTGTGCTGATCTGCCTCCCAGGGGCTCCAAAGGTGACTGCAGAAGCTGTGAAAAGGGAAGCGGAGCTGGATAAGTACCTGGAAAGCAGAGTAGAAG AGATCATAAAGAAGCAGGGAAACGAAGGGGTTCCAGACTTGGTCCACGTGATGCGGACGTTAGCATCGGAGAGCATCCCTAACCTCCCTCCTGGAGGAGAGCTGGCCAGCAA ACGAAATGTTATTGAAGCAGTGTACAACAAACTCAACCCATACCGAGGTGATGACACA GACTCAGCGTCCACAGACGACATGTGGTAA
- the dhrs7 gene encoding dehydrogenase/reductase SDR family member 7 isoform X2: MDLGVTLLTGIALYLLVQFVCFIFADADLTLLWATLFGSKPETKLKGLVVWVTGASSGIGEELAYQLARCGSRLILSARRVDQLDRVKLHCLECSNLKDKDILVLPLDLLERASHEAKMKTAIQHFGNIDILVNNGGRSQRSLCLETSVDVYQALMELNFLGTVSLTKQVLPHMTQRGSGSVVTVSSVVGLAGAPLATGYSASKHALQGFFNSLRTELTEYPRILISTVCPGPVQSQIVQNAFTEEVGKAIPTAGDQQHKMVTSRCVRLILVGIANGTKEMWIAQQPFLLFYYVWQYAPTWAWFITDVLGRKRVQNFKAGLVLS; this comes from the exons ATGGATTTGGGCGTGACGTTGCTCACAGGAATTGCACTTTACTTGCTTGTACAGTTTGTGTGCTTCATATTTGCGGACGCTGACTTGACCTTACTATGGGCAACCTTGTTTGGGAGCAAGCCAG AGACCAAGTTGAAAGGACTGGTGGTGTGGGTCACAGGAGCCTCCAGTGGCATAGGGGAGGAGCTGGCTTACCAACTAGCTCGATGTGGGTCTCGTCTGATTCTATCTGCCCGCCGTGTGGATCAGTTGGATAGGGTGAAACTTCACTGTTTGG AGTGCTCCAACTTGAAAGATAAGGATATTCTTGTTCTTCCACTTGATTTGCTGGAGAGAGCGTCCCATGAGGCAAAAATGAAAACTGCTATCCAGCACTTTGGCAAT ATTGACATCCTGGTTAACAATGGTGGCCGCAGCCAGCGTTCTCTGTGCCTGGAGACCAGTGTGGATGTGTACCAGGCGCTGATGGAGCTCAACTTCCTGGGCACAGTGTCACTTACCAAGCAGGTGTTGCCCCACATGACGCAGCGAGGGTCGGGCAGTGTAGTTACTGTAAGCAGTGTGGTCGGCCTGGCTGGGGCACCTCTGGCAACCGGATACTCTGCCAGTAAACACGCTCTTCAG GGCTTCTTCAATTCTCTTCGAACAGAGCTGACTGAATACCCAAGGATACTCATCAGCACAGTATGTCCAGGGCCTGTACAGTCACAGATAGTCCAGAATGCTTTCACAGAAGAAGTGGGAAAG GCCATTCCCACTGCTGGGGACCAGCAACACAAGATGGTCACTAGTCGTTGTGTGCGTCTCATCCTGGTGGGTATAGCCAATGGCACCAAGGAGATGTGGATTGCCCAGCAGCCCTTTCTGCTGTTCTACTATGTGTGGCAGTATGCTCCCACCTGGGCCTGGTTCATCACTGATGTGCTGGGCAGGAAGAGGGTGCAGAACTTCAAGGCTGGCCTG GTACTTTCCTAA